One part of the Neoarius graeffei isolate fNeoGra1 chromosome 2, fNeoGra1.pri, whole genome shotgun sequence genome encodes these proteins:
- the LOC132881524 gene encoding G-protein coupled receptor 6 encodes MNESATANESVARFPMASWVEAGAFSGNSSLALSSSSLLLDFPINPWDIILCLSGTVIACENAIVVAIIFYTPTLRTPMFILIGSLATADLLAGVGLILNFAFQYLISSETVSLITVGFLVASFTASISSLLAITVDRYFSLYNALTYLSERTLHCVHLMLLGAWGASLGLGVLPVLGWNCVHDPASCSVVPPLTRTNVAFLSVAFFTIFVLMLGLYCKICKIVCRHAHQIALQRHFLAPSHYAATKKGVSTLAIVLGTFGASWLPFAIYCLVGEPKDPAVYTYATLLPATYNSMINPIIYAYRNTEIQRSLYVLFCGSGRTDVSCRSRSPSEV; translated from the coding sequence ATGAATGAGAGCGCAACAGCGAACGAGAGTGTGGCGCGATTCCCCATGGCCTCGTGGGTAGAAGCCGGAGCCTTCAGCGGAAACAGCAGCCTGGCGCTTTCCTCATCCTCTTTGCTTCTTGACTTTCCCATAAACCCATGGGACATTATACTGTGCCTCTCAGGGACTGTGATCGCATGTGAGAACGCCATCGTGGTGGCGATCATCTTTTATACGCCGACTCTTCGCACTCCGATGTTCATCCTGATCGGAAGCCTTGCGACTGCTGACCTGctcgcgggagtgggactgatctTGAACTTTGCGTTCCAATACTTGATCTCGTCGGAGACGGTCAGCCTGATCACAGTCGGTTTCCTCGTAGCCTCCTTCACAGCCTCGATCAGCAGCCTGCTGGCCATCACCGTGGACCGCTACTTCTCTCTGTACAACGCGCTCACGTACCTGTCGGAGAGAACGTTGCACTGCGTGCACTTGATGCTGCTGGGCGCGTGGGGAGCGTCGCTGGGCCTCGGCGTGCTGCCGGTGCTCGGCTGGAACTGCGTGCATGATCCGGCCTCCTGCAGCGTCGTGCCGCCGCTCACGCGCACCAACGTGGCATTCCTCTCTGTGGCCTTCTTCACCATTTTCGTCCTCATGCTCGGCCTCTACTGCAAGATCTGCAAAATCGTGTGCCGCCACGCGCACCAGATAGCGCTCCAGCGCCACTTCCTCGCGCCGTCGCACTACGCCGCCACCAAGAAAGGTGTCTCCACGCTTGCCATCGTCCTGGGCACGTTTGGCGCGAGCTGGCTGCCCTTCGCCATTTACTGCTTGGTAGGCGAGCCCAAGGACCCGGCCGTATACACGTATGCCACACTACTTCCAGCCACCTACAACTCCATGATCAACCCGATCATCTACGCGTACCGCAACACCGAGATCCAGCGCTCGCTCTACGTACTTTTCTGCGGCAGCGGGCGCACCGACGTGTCCTGTCGTTCCAGATCACCGAGCGAGGTCTAG